Proteins from one Nicotiana tabacum cultivar K326 chromosome 23, ASM71507v2, whole genome shotgun sequence genomic window:
- the LOC107814683 gene encoding E3 ubiquitin-protein ligase AIP2 codes for MERRQSEEELKHKLQELQKQLGKKQMFEEAVSSIRSLLLQYYPSASPSLRHSFYTVVCRVATILKTRYTMPGFWNAGLGLFLEAEHLVSESSEKKHLQSCISQAREQLAEVQNESQNTTATENGSNRSTGYLFEGHLTVDPEPEQPGWLVQSNLLTAAATLFAGESSEGHLSSADASDGARNVLEELVARLDNIIPEILDDGPAAPRAPPASKKVVANLPVTTVTDEFLTKMGADAECAICREVLVVDDKMQELPCKHMFHPPCLKPWLDEHNSCPICRHELLTDDHHYESWKEREKEAEEERKGAANAVREGEYMYV; via the exons ATGGAGAGGCGTCAGAGTGAGGAAGAATTAAAGCATAAGCTTCAAGAATTGCAGAAGCagttaggaaagaaacaaatgttTGAGGAAGCTGTTTCCTCTATCCGATCCCTTCTTCTTCAATACTATCCTTCTGCTTCCCCTTCTCTTCGTCATTCG TTCTATACGGTTGTATGTCGGGTTGCCACCATTTTAAAGACAAGATACACAATGCCTGGATTCTGGAATGCTGGGCTTGGGTTATTCCTTGAGGCCGAGCACCTGGTGTCAGAGTCTTCTGAAAAGAAACATTTGCAAAGTTGCATTAGTCAGGCACGAGAGCAGTTAGCTGAAGTACAGAATGAATCTCAGAATACAACAGCCACAGAAAATGGCTCAAATAGAAGTACTG GATACCTTTTTGAGGGGCATCTAACTGTTGACCCTGAGCCTGAGCAGCCTGGTTGGCTTGTGCAGTCTAATCTTCTCACTGCTGCTGCAACACTGTTTGCTGGTGAATCCTCTGAAGGTCATTTATCCAGTGCTGACGCTTCAGACGGTGCTCGCAACGTACTTGAGGAGCTGGTTGCTAGACTAGATAATATAATCCCAGAG ATACTGGACGATGGTCCTGCTGCCCCGAGAGCACCACCTGCCAGTAAAAAAGTTGTGGCAAACCTCCCAGTTACTACTGTCACAGATGAATTCTTGACGAAGATGGGTGCAGATGCGGAATGTGCAATTTGCAGGGAAGTGTTAGTTGTAGATGACAAGATGCAAGAGTTGCCCTGCAAGCATATGTTTCACCCCCCTTGCCTGAAGCCATGGCTG GATGAGCACAACTCTTGTCCAATTTGTCGGCATGAGTTGCTCACAGATGATCATCACTATGAAAGCTGGAAGGAGCGGGAAAAGGAAGcagaggaagaaagaaaaggagcTGCTAATGCAGTTCGTGAGGGTGAATACATGTATGTATAA